In Octopus sinensis linkage group LG15, ASM634580v1, whole genome shotgun sequence, the genomic stretch gatgatgatggagaagaagAGGACGATTACGTCGACAACGATGATGGTAGTTAATGTTACTAGGTGCGTGAATAGCATGAACCGTATTACTCATTTAACTgcaatactctgtgtgtgtgtgtgtgtgtgtgtgtgtgtgtgtgtgtgtgtgtgtgtgtgtgtgtgtatgtgtgtgtgtgcgtgtgtgtgtgtgcatgtgcgtgtgtgtgtctgtatgagtgagtgcatgcatgcgtgAGTAAGTGTGTAGCAAATCATTATAGTATCACGGTACTACTAaaaaagagtggtcccggtgcgcgcactcgcgtactctcgtatccgcgctagctagtcgtgactagtcgatccttactttgtgtttttgttttatttactttgttttttaaaaaaattatttactttgagtaaaagaatttatttattttgtgttttatttactttgctaggtagtcgtggtaggatcgactagtcacgactagctagcgcggatgcccGAGTGCGCGCACCTTAGTACCTAGTATCACAACTTAGTTATAATAATGCATATTTAAAGCAtgacgagcacacacacacacactcacatgtacaatCGACAAGGGATCTTCTTTATGTGGTTGTTCCATCTACTAGAAATAACGGCTAAAGTCATACCTTTTTTagtcttaaataaagaaaaacaacatcagATAACGTATATTTAAAAGACGGGATAGTCACGATTGAAATATGCTCAATCATGATTGACCGGGTTCTAAACAATCAATAGGTCCAAGTACTAAAATATCCGTCGACAGAACTGTAAACAGTCGAATGAAAACTTTACGGATGAACtacatgaatattttaataaagagagaaacagatgtgtgaaagagaaagagaaagaaggaaggaagaatatAAAGAGTGAAAGTGATAAAATGAGAATTTGAAATGAGTCTCACCAGCAATATCGTTACGATACACATGACACATTGGAAAGTGCCCGAGCAATCCATAGTCCGCGGTCAATATTCTGGAATGCCTTCGATAAATTTTCGGAAATCTGTTGAGATTGTAGTAAACAACAACCCTTCTCTACTAAATCCGTTTTAGTTGTCTCAATATCTTCCAGTTTAACTCCTTTGGATGCATCGTCAATTAGGTGGGTCTGAAAGCCCAAATGAAGGGCATCTAAGGCTGTGTACTTAACACACACGTCATAGGCAATTCCGCAGACATAAACATCGGTCACGTTGTGGCTCTGCAAGATGGAAAACAGCTGTGTTTGGGAAGCTCTGTTGTTGTCGAAAAAAGCCGAGTAGCTGTCCACGTCGGTGTCAGTGCCCTTAAACACCTGCACTGAACCCGGCGCGACATATAATTCTCGATGTAATTGGGCACCCCAAGTTCCCCGGACACAATGCCGTGGCCAAAGTACCTGAGACTGAGCTGCTGGCAAGCTAAAAGTTACTTTGTCATACAACTGGATTTCTTCAACAGAACGAGTAAAGCTGGAGTGTAAAGTTCTTGTACGTAGATTgtcgataaaagatatatgtttgTCATCATGCCAGTCCAATGAATACACCACCAAATCAAATTTTACCAACTTAATAAGTTTGTTAATTACAGGGACGACATCTGCTCCATTCTGACCTGCAGGACATTTCTTTAATGATAACGTTCCGTCGATA encodes the following:
- the LOC115219817 gene encoding nicotinamidase, producing MSEKPNVISHNKRLTENFLDKYRRQPGETPKDEVDGSKDWCYDCFVHYDKNKDGFLDLDEFTEMLKDIFPESDSCAASISRELLELLDEDGDHLLGRQENRWQVWLNRVIRPISAILIIDVQNDFIDGTLSLKKCPAGQNGADVVPVINKLIKLVKFDLVVYSLDWHDDKHISFIDNLRTRTLHSSFTRSVEEIQLYDKVTFSLPAAQSQVLWPRHCVRGTWGAQLHRELYVAPGSVQVFKGTDTDVDSYSAFFDNNRASQTQLFSILQSHNVTDVYVCGIAYDVCVKYTALDALHLGFQTHLIDDASKGVKLEDIETTKTDLVEKGCCLLQSQQISENLSKAFQNIDRGLWIARALSNVSCVS